The Paraburkholderia sp. PREW-6R genomic interval CAGGGAGAGATCGTCGAGCACCGTGCGCGATCCAAAGCGCACCGTCAGGTGATCGATCTGCACGCCGCCGGGCGTGGCCGAACGCGCGGCATCCAGCGCGTCCGGTGAAGCGCCGAGCGCGTCGGGGTGAGCGAGACTGGCCGTATTCACCGGGTTCATCCTCCAACGGGGTTAAAGCCGACAGGCCTCGCGCGAAACGCGAGGCGCCGTCTGTATTGCAGTTGCAGCAGCGCGAGCACGTGACCGACGCGCTCACGTGCTCAGCAACGAGGCATGACTGCTTACTTCGGTTTGACCACTTCGATCTGCTTGCCCGACGAACCGATCACGTCGTTTTTCCAGCGCGTGGTCCAGTCGGCCTTCTTCGTCATGACCTGATTCCAGTCCACCGGAATCAGCTTCACGCCCGAGATCGCCTGCTTGACGGCTTCGCCGTTCTTGCCGGCGAGCGGCACGTCGGTGCGGCCCGGAATGCCGAAGATGTCCGGCACCTTCGCCTGCACTTCCGTCGACATCAGGTAGTCGATCAGTTTCTTGCCCTCGGCCTGGTTCGGGCCGCCTTTGATCAGACCGATCGCGTACGGCAACTGGAACGTGGTCGGCTGGCCGCCGGGCGTCGCCGACAGGAACACCGGCTTGAGCGACAGGCCGCCGTTCGCGGCGTCGTCGAGATCCATTTGCAGGTCGCCGTTGGCGACGGCGATTTCATTGCGCGACAGCAGCACGTCGAGATAGCCCGTGCCCTTGGTGTGGAACTTGGCGCTCTGCTCAAGCTTCTTCAGATAGTCGAACGCCTTGTCTTCACCCATCAGCGAAGACGTCAGGATAATGACGGCCATTCCGTCGCCCGCCGTGGCCGGGTTCGAATAAGCGACCTTGCCGCTGAAGTCCGGCTGCAGCAGATCGGCGAAGGTCTTCGGCTGGTTCTTCGTGACGTCCGGGTTGATCGCGAACGAGAAGTAGTTGTTCACGAACGTTGCCCACGCGCCGTTCGACGCCTTGGCAATCGCGGGCACGTTCTTGTAATTGGCGCTCTGATAAGCCTGCAGCAGACCGGACTGATCGGCTTGCTGGATGAACGGCGGCAACGTGACGAGCACGTCGGCCTTCGGCTGGTCCTTTTCGATCGTTGCGCGGTTCACCACTTCGCCGCTACCCGCCGTCACGATGTTGACCTTCACGCCTTCCTTCTTTTCGAAGGCCGGCAGCACATCCTTGTACAGATTTTCGAGGCCGTCGGCGGTGTACAGCACCACTGCGTCGGCCGCATGAGCCTGCATCGCCACGCCGCCGAACGCCGCGGCGGCAACCAGAGCCGGCAGCAGTTTGCGCGCGAGGCGAGCCGTCGCGTGAAGGGAATTCGTCTTTGTCATGTTGCTATCTCCGAAAGGCAAAAAACCAGACGGTCGGGATACCCCGATACCTGTTGTCATTGAACGGCGGTAGCGCGCGCCGCTTGCGGGTGGCCCCGCAGCCAGTCGTCGTGCGCATTCGTATGGGACGGCCCGCTGGCGCGAACCGTGGAATTGCAGATTGCCGACAACTTCGCTGCATCTCTTCAGCGTGACTTGCAGCTTACCTGTGACTGTGTCGCCGCTGGTCATGCCTGAATTGGGCGAGGCAAGGATCACAGTTTTCGATGACAACGCCGTGACGATTCTGGCAAATTCCAAAAAAAGCCACAATTCGCCAATATTGGCCAATCCCGCTTTCTTCGTCGCCGGGCTCGGTCACCATCAACCGCCTTACTTTTATGCGATCAGGATTTCCGGACCATGTGAGGTGATCGCCTTGCCGATCGCTTTTTCCGGCGCAAGCTCGGTGACCAGATAACGTGCCGATTCGATGCCGTTGATGCGCACCGGCGTGGCGCGGCCGAATTTCGAATGGTCGGCGACCACGATCACCATGTCGGCCGCCGCGATCATCCGGCTGCGCACCTCGGCGGCCATGCGGCTGTAGTCGGTCAGATAGCCGTCCGGCGAAATGCCGCCCGCGCCGATGAACGCAAAGTCCGCGTGATACTGGGTAAGTTGCGCAACGGTGTCGAGGCCGAACGTTGCGTCTTCGATATCGGACAATTCGCCGCCGAGCAGCGTAATGCGATTGTCATTGCGGCGGCCGAGCAGCAGCGCGATGCGCCAGTCGTTCGTGTACACCACCAGCCGATGCCGGTCGAGCAGCGCGCGCGCCACCGCCTGCGTGGTGCTGCCCGAATCGATGATGAGCGACGCGCCGTCCGGCACGAACCCGGCTGCACGTTCGCCGATTGCCTGCTTCGCGCCGGCGTTCGCCGCTTCACGCGTGTCGAGGTCGGGCTCGCGCCGGTCGCTGGATAGCGCGCCGCCGTGCGTGGTGACCAGTAGCCCGCGTCCGGCCAATGCGTTCAGGTCGCGGCGGATCGTTTCGCGCGACACATTCAGTTCGCGGACCAGCTCGGCCACGGAGAGCGCGCCCGTTTTGGCGACTTGCGCCAGGATGTATTGGTGACGTTGTTCTGCAAGCATCTGTTGTGGGCCGGGAGCCGGCACGCCTCGGTTTCGCCGTGGTTCAGGAAGGCCGGCGTATTGTATTACGCACGACGCGCGAATGTGCCCGACGGCGCCCTTACCTGCTAACCTGAACGCCCTGCCGCGCAACCGACTTTCATCGAGCTTGCGCGGTGCATCGACATGACTGCTAATGCCGCCACTGTTTCGCCGACTATCACTGCTGTTCCACGCGTTGCGCTACGGTGCACGCCTGATCTGGCTGGCCGCGCCGGCCGATCACAAATTGCACTGGATGATCGAACTGATCGGCCGGGTGCACGCATCCGGCCGTAGCGGCGACAGTCTGCACGATCTGCTGCCGGCGCTGGGCCCGCTTGCGACCCGCTTTGCCCAAACGCTCGCGCAACGTCCGGAGCTCGCGAGCGCAACGCTACACGACGCGATCGACGCGATCGACCACATGGAAGCGCCGCTGTCGCCGGCCGAGTCCGAGCAGGCGTTGCAGCGCGCTTTCGGCCGACCGCTCGGCACGCTGTTCAGCGCGCTGGATCTGGTGCCGGTACGCAGCGGATTTGCCGAGCAGACGCACTTTGCACGGCTTCTGGAGCCGGTCAACGGGCATCGCGACGTGGCTGTCAAACTGGTGCGCGTCGCCCAGCTTCAGCAGATCGGCGACGAACTCGCGCTGTTGCGCTGGGTTGCGCGCTGGCTGGAAAAGTTTTCGCGCACCGCGCGCCGCCTGCAACTGCGCACGCTCGCCCAATCGTTCACCGACGACGTGCTGCGCCGTTTCGATCTGCGCGCCGAAGCCGCGAACCTGAGTCAGACCGGCCATCACTTCGACGGCGACAAACGCATCGTCATCCCGGATGTGATCTGGGATCTGTGCACGAACCACACGCTGACCATGCAGCGCATCAGCACCTTGCCGGCAAACGACCTGCCTGCCCTGCACGCGCATCACGTCCGGCTCGCGCCGCTCGCCGCGCACATCGTCGAAGTGGTGACCGAGCAGGCTTTCGAGCACGGGTTCTTCCACGCGACGCTCGATGCGCGCCGCGTGCGCGTGAGCATCGAGCCCGACACGTTGGGGCGTCTCGTGCTGGCGGAATTTTCGATCATGTCGAGTTTGTCGACGGGCGAGCGGGAGTTCTTCGTGCACGGCGCCACCGCGCTGTTCGACCAGGATTACGGACGACTCGCCGAGATGCATCGCGCCGCCGGCCACGTGCCGCACGACACGCGCGCGGAAATTCTCGAGGCCGAGCTTCGCACGCGCGCCGAAGCACATTTCGCGGCCGAGCCGGAGGACCGCTCGGCAGGTTCGCTGTTTCATCATCTGCTGCATGCGGTGCATCCTTTCGAGGGCGCGGTGCCGGGGCGCCTCGCCACTGCTCAGCGCTCGTTCCATCAGGCGGAGATGCTGGCGCGCGCGCTGCATCCCGGCGTCGATACCTGGACTATCACGCGTGGCGTGCTAGCCGGCATCGCACAACGCGACGTCAACCATCGCGGCTGGATCAAGCGCATTTCACGTGAACTGCCGCATCTCGCGCACATGCTGCCGCGTGTACCGCAACTCGCGGTCCGTTACCTGCAGCAGGAACACGATCGCGCACGCACGCCGCGCCAGAACGCGCAAATGCTCGCGGACATCGGCCGCGAATACCGCCGCACACGCGTGCTGCTCTGGGCTTGCGCAGTGTGCGGGGGGCTGCTCGGCGCAGGGACGGTGCTGCTCATCTGGTAGGCGGGCTGCCCAGCGCAGGGACGGCCGCTGGCCGCGCGGATCGCTACTTGCTTCCCGCCGGTGCAGCTTCGAACAAGACGCGCCACGCCACCGTCGACAAGATGACGGTTTTTCAACCGCCCGACGCACCCCATGCTCGCCTTCTTCATTGCCGCCGTATTCGTCGTCTTATGGTCAACCGGATTTGTCGTCGCCCGCGCGATCACGCCTTATGCCGACCCCAACCTGTTCCTGCTCGCGCGCTTCGCCGGCACCGCACTGATATTCGCGCTGGCGGCGTTGGCTGCGCGCGCCGCATGGCCGCGCGGCCGCGCGTTGGGCCTGCATCTGCTGGCAGGCGCGCTGTTGCAGGGCATCTACCTCGGCGCCGGCTACTGGGCCGTCGCGCAGGGGCTGAGCGCGGGCGTGATGGCGCTGCTCGGCGCGCTGCAACCCCTTGCCACTGCCGCCGTCGCAGCGCCGTTCTTCGGCGAGCGGCTGTCACGGCGCGGCTGGGCGGGCATGGCGCTCGGCCTCGCGGGCGTCGTGCTGGTACTCGAACCCAAGCTCACGTCGACGGCTGCGCCGGTCGCACATGGCAACGCGCCCGGCTGGCTCGTCGTGACGATCTCGCTTGTGGCGGTCGGCGCAATCACCGCCGGCACGTTGCTGCAGAAGACGTCGCTGGCAAACGCGGACCTGCGCAGCGCGAGCGCCGTACAGAACTTCGGCGCGGCGCTCGTCGCGGCGGTCCTCGCGCTCGCGCTCGCGCTCGGCGAACATCGCTGGATTGCCTCGGCGACGCTGTGGGCTTCGCTCGCATGGGGAATCGTGATGTTGTCGGGCGCGAGCGTGACGCTGCTCGTGTGGATGGTCCGGCGCGGCGATGCGGCGCGCGCTACCGCGCTGATGTTCCTCGCGCCGCCGTTTGCCGCTGTGGAAGGGTTCGTGGGGTTCGGCGAGACCCTATTGCCGGTGCAGATCGCGGGCTTCATAGTTGCGCTGGCCGGCGTGGTGCTGGCACGCTCGTGAGCGTGCAGGCAAAGCTGTCGCGTGCCCGTGCCAATCATTTCATCTTGAAACTGCGCAATGCCCAAGGAGCGAAAATCAATCATGACGCAACCGGACTCAATCGCACGCCAGTCCAGCATCGCGGCGGAAATGCATGTGGGCGCCGACTTCAGCGCTGAGCGCGAAATCGAGCGCCGGGTAGATTTTCTGGCGAACTACTTACGCAGCAGTGGGCTGAAAACGTATGTGCTTGGCATTAGCGGCGGTATCGATTCGACAACCGCCGGGCGCCTCGCGCAACTTGCGGTCGAACGTCTGCGCGCCGCTCAGTACGATGCGCGTTTCGTCGCAATACGCCTGCCCTATGGCATTCAGAAAGACGAAGCAGACGCTCAGGAAGCGCTGCGCTTTATTCGCGCGGACGAAAATCTTGTCATTGATGTCAAACCCGCCGCGGATGCAATGCTCGCAGCATTGGATAAAAGCGGCCTGCTGTTTTCCGACGACTCGCAACAGGATTTCGTTCACGGCAATATCAAGGCGCGCCAGCGAATGATTGCGCAGTATGCCGTGGCGAGTGCGCGGGCCGGCGTCGTGATCGGCACGGACCATGCGGCTGAGTCGGTAATGGGCTTTTTTACGAAATTCGGCGACGGTGGCGCGGACATCCTGCCGCTTGCCGGCCTGAACAAACGGCGCGTGCGTGCTGTGGGACAGCAGTTGGGCGCGCCTGAAGCACTGGTGCACAAAGTGCCGACCGCCGACCTCGAAATGTTGCGCCCGCAACGTCCGGATGAAGACGCCTACGGTGTCCCGTACGAGGCGATCGACGACTTTCTGGAAGGCAAGCCCGTGAGCGATGCAGCGCACGAAGTCATCATGCGCTACTACGAAGTGACGCGCCACAAGCGCGCGTTGCCCTACACGCCGTTCGACTGGCCAGACACACGAACGCCCTGACTGCACTCAGTGCGCTGGCGGCGGCTCGTCGCTGAAAAGATCCGCGCTTGCTTCGAGCGCTGAGCCGCCCAGATGCTTGCCGTTGATCTGCCGCGCAATGATATCGCCTACATAGGGCACATTGGCGTCGAGTTCGACCGTGGCATAGGCGCCGGGTTTGCCGGCATTCGCCACGTCGATGCTCTTTGCGTAATGTCCAAGCTCATTATGTAGGAAATCGCGGATTTCCTGCTCGCTGCACGACTCGCCAATATTGCGCACGATCAGGTTCATACGACCTACCCGCGCATTTCGCGACGGTTTGCTTTGCCTGAACCGACCCGCACGCGTGCGGCGCGCTGCCGTGCCCGAGCCGCCGCCATTTCGTGGATGAGTGCGGCACCCGCGGCGCCCAATGCAGCCAATGACAGATAGAAAGCGATCATTCAAATCTCCCCTTCGAATTTCGTCCTGTCTTCAAAGCCGCGAGCGGCCAGGAAACGATGCGGCACAGTGACGTCAGATACGGAACTGAAAGCTCCGTTAATGCACTCTACCTGAATAAGCGGGGTAAAAAATAGCTAAAAGTACTTCGGGGGGAATTCACTCGCCACTTGCGTTCGCCGTGCTGCCGGGCGCTTTGGCGCTCAGACAGGCGGATCTCACGGCGCGCCATCGTGGTCGCCGCTGCGGTCATGGCGGTCGCCGTCTTCACCGGTTGCGACATCGAGCCGGCCAATGTCGCACGACGTCTGGCCAAAACCCGAATAAACGACTGACCAGTTGCCGACGATTGCCGCCTGCGCGTCGGCGAGACTCAACTTGCCTTCACACACGCAGCGCCTGAGCATGACAGCTGCGCGTGCCTTGCGGCGTTCGCCCTGCTTGCCCGCCCACGGCAGCAGACCTAAATTCGCCGACGCATCCGGCGCGCCGCCGAGAACGATCGGCACGCGCCGGTCGAGTGCGAAATCGGCCGCCTCGTCCGCGTCGATACCGCGCGCCGCCAGCATGCGGTCCTTTTGCGCCATCACATGGCTGAAGGGCGGCGCAACCGAATCCGCATAACCCGACCGACAAATCGTCTCGCTAACCGATTGCTGTGTGACGCGCTTATCGAGCATACCGGCGCTTTGCGCACAGGCGGCCGTTGCATATGCCGCGAACAATGCGCCAAGACCGAGCAGACAGGCGAGACGCGCGCTTAGCAAACGCCGCGCGCGGCGACACCGGCCGGCGCCTACTCGCATGAAAGTGTTGACCCTACTGCTGGTTGCGTCGCTTGAAGGTTGGAAGCGACGCTCTTCTGCAATGCCTGCGTTCATTCGTCGGCGCGCCGGCGGGGCGCGCAATAGTCTTATTCGCAAGACAATTAAAACACATCCAAAATGCGGAGGCGTGAAAAGGCGACATCCTATGCATGGGCTCAGCGCAGGCGTACGCCTGCGCGTGTTTGACATGGCCGATCGCGGCGCTTGCCTCACGTGCTAGCGCACGACCTGCCCGCCTGTTGGCCCTGCGCTGCATCGGACGAGCCGCGCCGGTTGCCCGACGCGCCCTTGCGCGTAATACCGCTTCTGCGCACTCCGCGCTTACCTCTTCTCCACCGTGCGCGCCTGCAACGCCCGAATCCGCCCAAGCGCCTGCGTATTCGACACCGTGGTGTCGTACATCTTCGCCAGATCTGCCTTCAACGCGGTGCGCGACCCCGCGTCAAGATAGACCATGTGTCCCGACGGATAGAAGCGTGCCGACAGGTTCTCACGGACTTGCTGGCTCACGAGCGGCATTTGCTGCAGATCGATCACGGTCTGGTAAAACGGCGTCACGTAGTCGAAAAAACCGTTTGCCGACAGCACCTTGAGATCCGGATTGAGTGCCATCACGGCGGCCAGGTCGCCGGCGGTGTAAAGAATGACATTGCCCTTGCTGTCGACGCCCTTCTGCGCCCCCGTCGGATCGATATGGCTGAAATCCCAATACTGGAAGGCCTGATCGTTCAGATCCGTGAACGAGGAATTGGAGGTGTACTTCAGCTGCTCGTTCAGGTACACGTTCCACATTGTCGTGTAGACACCCGTCACCGCTGTCATGGTCGGATCGTTGCCGCCGGAATTCGGGTCGATCTTGCCTGCGATGCCGGTGCCGATGGCCGTCACCCGTCCGTCATACTCGCCGAGCGCCAGCCCTTGCGACTTGAGCAGCGTGGTCAGAAAAAGCGAATTGCCGCGGCTGTCGTAAGACGTAATGTCCAGGCTCCATGCAATCAGCGTGGCCTTGTCGATTCCCGTGTATTCGCTCAGCTTTTCGACCGTAGCGTCATCGGTGGCGGGGAATTTGCGCAGCGCCGCCAGATAGTCGGTGCGGGCAAACTGCGCCACTTCCTCGGCGAACGTTCCGAGGTCGGTCGGCCGCGGCGCAATGCCGAGCTTCTTGTGGTACCACGCGTCCGCGGCGGCGGTAGGCAGCGCGCCCACCGGGTTGCCCGCCTGCGTATAGTCGAGAATCGACGACTGCAGCGTGACGCCGTTCAGATCCACGCCGTCTTCGTGCAACCGGTACGCCAGCACGCAGCTGCGTGCCGTGCCGTACGATTCCCCATAAAGATACTTCGGCGAATTCCAGCGATTGTTCTTCGTCAGAAAACGCTTGATGAATTGTTTGAGCGAATCGGCGTCCTGGTCCACTCCCCAGAAATTGCGGTTCGTTTTCGGCGCGATCGCCGCCGAATAGCCGGTGCCGACCGGGTTGATGAACACGAGGTCGCTCTTGTCGAGCAGACTGTCCGGATTGTCTTCCATCGCGTACGGCGCGGGGGGCGTGAAGCCGGGCATCGAGGTCTTGATCCGGCGCGGCGCGAACGAACCGAGCAGCACGAACACGGACGACGACCCCGGGCCGCCGTTATAGAAGAACGTCACGGGCCGCGTTTCCTCTTTCTGCTTGTCCTGCGTGAACGCGACATAAAACATTCGCGCTTCCGGCTGCGAACTGCTCGGGTCGACGATCACCAAATGGCCCGCCGTCGCGGTGTAGTCGATCTTGTGACCGCCGATCGTGATCGAATGATGCGTGATCGCTGCAGTTTCGTCGATTGCCGTGACGGAGTCGTCCGGGCCGTTGCCGTACGCAACCGGATCGAAGAACGGCTGGTCGCCGGATTGATGCGCGGCGCTCGCGGCTGCCTGCGTGGCCGTGGCGTGAGAATTGTGCGGCGACTGCGGAGTAACGGAAGCTGACTCGGTATTCGTCATGATCGCTCCATGGGTTCGTTCTCGTTGTACGTTTCTTGCGCGTCTCTTGTACGGCTCTTGTACGTCTGTGCGCCGCCTCCCCGAGACGATGCGGCTCGGGGGTGCGAGTGAGTGACTATAGTGCGGCGGCCACTTTCTGACCATTGGGACTGCCGAGCCCCGTGCACGCATCCCAGCCGGTTGCCGCCGCGTAAGCCCCGTTGTTGCCCTGCGTGATGTCGTTGCAGGCGCCCGGTGCCTTGTACAGCTTCGGATTGATAAACCCGGCGGGCTGACCGGCTGTCGCGTTGATCCGCGCAATCAGCGCCGCCCACAGCGGCGCGACCGCGCTGGTGCCGCCCACCACCGTCTGTGAACCGTCGATCAGCACGCTATAGCCGGTAAGCGGCGATGCGTCGCCCGCGACATCGGGCACGCCGCGCCCGGTCAACGCGGTCTTCGCCCCCTTCGTCGACGCGGCCGACAAGCCGTTCTGCCACGCCGGCACGGGAAACGCGCGGCTTACGCCACCGCCGCCCGCGCCGCCTTGCGCGCCGTCGTTCCACACGACTTCATGGGCAATGGACGTGCCCGACGCCGTGAGGTTGGTGCCGCCGCAGGCAAGCACGTACGGGCTCGACGCCGGGAAATCGACCTCGCTGCCGCTCGTGCCGTCGCTCGAGCCGCTGTCGCCCGAGGCCACGCAGACCGTCACACCCAGTGTAGCGGCCGACTGCAGCACGCTGTTGAACGCGTTCAGCGACTGGCTCGTCCAGCTCGACTCCGGGCCGCCCCAGCTGATCGAGATGACCGACGGCTTGTTGATGGTGTCGTGCACCGCGCGGCTCACCGCGTCGATGAAGCCGGCGTCGCTGTTCTGCGTGAAATACACCGCGATGGTCGCGGCCGGCACGATCGCGCCGACAATTTCGACGTCGAGCGTCACTTCGCCGTCCGGCCCGTTCGGGTCTCCGCTTGGCTGGTTGCTGCCCTGATCGACGCCGACCGACTTCACCGTGGGCGACGGCACGCCGAGACTTCCGAAATAGGTTTTCAGATCGGACGCGTTATAACCGCCGCCCAGCTCGATGATCCCGACGCACTGCCCACTGCCGTCGCCCTGCGGAAACTGGTAAAGCGACGCGAGCTGCAGCGGCGTGAAAGATGTCTGCTGGCCTTTGGCCGGCTGGAACGGCGGACGGATGCGAAAATGTGGCCGCGCCTGCGGACGATTGTCGAGCCCCATCACGGCTTCAACGACCCCGTTCAGGTCGTCCGGCACGCTGATCGTGCCCGTACGGCCACGGAACTGCCCGACGCTATGGTGCTCGTAGTGTTCCAGCTTGACGCTGAAGGCAGCCTGGAACTGTGCGATCGTGCCGCCCAGCACGACGGAGCGCGCCGCCGCGTCCTCGCGAACCACCGTCAAGCCGTGCGCCGTGGCGAACGCCTTCACCTTCGCGAGGTCAGCCGGGTCCGCGCCGTACTCGCTTGCGAGCGCCTCGCGCGACAGCGGTTTGACGCTCGGGTCGCCTGCTTCGATCCGGCCCATCAACGCGTTGAACTGCGCCTGCTTCTGCCGGCGCAGCAACACGAACACCTCGATCCGTTCCGTGGGATCGCATTGCCCAACGACCTTCGAACCTTGTTCTACCGTACGCTCGCTTCCCGGCAGCGGATGCTTATTGACCATGGTTTCGACTCTCCTGTTGGCGTGACGGCGCGGGCCGCGGGAGGGACCCAAAACGCAGCACGCATCTGCCCGACCGTTGTCTGGCAACCGGCGGCAGGTTGCTGTTTCAAGCGCTTCGTCAATGCGTCCGACCCATGCATTCGACCACAGTTCCGGCACGCGCGGCAGTTGTCCGAATGGCTAATCCGGCGTCGCATCCATGCGCACCGCGCGCAGCAAGCGCTATGATGCTGCAGCGGCAATCCAGCCGTTGCATTGCCTTGCGCGCCCTCCGCGCGCGCGATCAAAGCATTAGAGGAACCCCATGCCCATTTCCATGTATCAAGCATCTCTGCCCGTGTTGATTCGCGGCTTGACGAATCTGCAGGCCATCCTTGGCAAGGCCCAGGCCCACGCTGCGGAGAAACAGATCGATCCGTCCGTGTTCACCCAGGCGAGGCTCGCGCCCGACATGTTGCCGCTCGTGCGCCAGGTCTATATCGCAAGCGACACCGCCAAAGGTTGCGCCGCGCGTCTGGCCGGCGTCGAAGCGCCGAAATTCGACGACGTCGAACAGACTTTCGACGAACTGCATGCCCGCCTTCAAAAGACGATTGATTATCTGAAAGAATTTAACGCGCAACAGATCGACGGACAGGAAGAGCGCCAGATCACGCTCAAAATGCGCACCGGTCCGATCGAGTTCACGGGCATGTCCTATCTGTTCGGTTTCGTGCTGCCGAATTTCTATTTTCACATCACGACGGCGTACGACATTCTCCGTCACAACGGCGTGGAACTCGGCAAACTCGATTATCTGGGTACGGTGAAGTAACCCCGGCAATCACACGCGAGGCTGGAACGCAATGATCGCCATGCCGGCGAGCGTAAGGGCCGCGCCAGCCGCGTCCCATAGCGTGGGCCGCACCTTGTCCACGCACCACAGCCACGCAATGGCGACAGCCACATACACACCGCCGTAGGCCGCATAAACACGGCCAGCGGCGGTTCCATGCAATGTCAGCAGCCACGCGAACAGCGCAAGACTCAGCGCGCCCGGCACCAGTAGCCAGGCCGAACCACCTTCCTTGAGCCAGCGCCACGGCAAATAGCAGCCCACGATTTCAGCGACGGCGGTAATCGCATAAAGCAGGAATGTTTTCATTGGCCCCGATGCGAGACAGAGAGGCGGCCGTGGCTTGCGCACGGCGCGCTATCGCCTTTATTAACACAATCACTTGGCGCGTGGGCATGGCGCGTGCGACAGTTTTTTGTATTGTCTTTTCCACTGTCACCCGTCATGAGCATTGATTCACCTTGTATCGACATCTGCAAGTTCGATAGCAAAACTGGCTTCTGCATTGGCTGTCTGCGCACGCGCGACGAGTGCAAGAGCTGGAAGAAGATGAAGGACAAACATCGCCGCAAGATTATCGAAGACCGGCCGCGCCGCGAGCACAAGCTCAAGAAGTAGCCGGACGCGGCAGCGTCATTGCGCCGCTCGCGTCATTCCAGCGAGAGCCTGAGTGCGAAACCGATCAGCGCCGCCGAAAAAGTCCAGCGCTGTAGCGTCTGGGCCAACGGATGAGCGCGCAACCATCCGGCTATGCGCGCGGCGCCTGTCGCAAACAACGTGTCGAAGCACGCGCCGATTGCGAGCAATACCGCGCCCAGTTCAACCATCTGCCAGCCGACAGGACCCGCTTCGGGTCGCACGAACTGCGGCAGCAGCACCGAACAGAAGAGCAGCGCTTTAGGATTAAGCAGGCTGGTCAATAGGCCTTTAACGAACGCAGCGCGCAGCGGCTGCTTGTGGTTTGGTCCTGTCGGGTGCGACGTTGGCTGTGACGCGCCGCCCGCCGGCAACGCAAACACTGGCGAACGAAATATCTGTACGCCCACCCACGCCAGATAGACCGCGCCGCCGTAGCGCACCACGTCGTAAAGCCACGGTGCGTTGCGCAGCAGTGCCGCCACACCGCAGGCCGACAGCGTGACGTGTGTCGCGCGCGCAATGCCGAGCCCACCGGCCGCGGCCAGACCACTACGAATGCCCCGGCCAATACTGATTTGCAGCACGAGTGCCATGTCAGGCCCGGGCACGGCATAAACGACGAATAACGCAGCGATAAAAAGAGCCAGCACATGCGCGGAAATCATGAAATCCTCCTGTTTCAGCGCTCTATCTTGCCGCTAGCCACGGAGTGTTTGCTGGCGTAATTCCCGGCTCGGACTTATCAAATTGGAGCAATGCGCTAAGATTCGCCTCTGTTCGCAGGTTTTCCGCCAAAACCACATCAACGCTCACTATCATGACAGCCGAACTCGATAAAACCGACCGGGCGATCCTCGCCGCGCTTCAGCATGACGGGCGCATGTCGAATGCTCGCCTTGCCGAAACAGTCGGGCTCAGCGAGACGCCGTGCGCGCGCCGTCTCAAGCGGCTCGAAAACGACGGCTTCATCGACGGCTACCGGGCCATGCTGTCCCG includes:
- a CDS encoding peptidase S1, with the translated sequence MTNTESASVTPQSPHNSHATATQAAASAAHQSGDQPFFDPVAYGNGPDDSVTAIDETAAITHHSITIGGHKIDYTATAGHLVIVDPSSSQPEARMFYVAFTQDKQKEETRPVTFFYNGGPGSSSVFVLLGSFAPRRIKTSMPGFTPPAPYAMEDNPDSLLDKSDLVFINPVGTGYSAAIAPKTNRNFWGVDQDADSLKQFIKRFLTKNNRWNSPKYLYGESYGTARSCVLAYRLHEDGVDLNGVTLQSSILDYTQAGNPVGALPTAAADAWYHKKLGIAPRPTDLGTFAEEVAQFARTDYLAALRKFPATDDATVEKLSEYTGIDKATLIAWSLDITSYDSRGNSLFLTTLLKSQGLALGEYDGRVTAIGTGIAGKIDPNSGGNDPTMTAVTGVYTTMWNVYLNEQLKYTSNSSFTDLNDQAFQYWDFSHIDPTGAQKGVDSKGNVILYTAGDLAAVMALNPDLKVLSANGFFDYVTPFYQTVIDLQQMPLVSQQVRENLSARFYPSGHMVYLDAGSRTALKADLAKMYDTTVSNTQALGRIRALQARTVEKR
- a CDS encoding S53 family peptidase, which gives rise to MVNKHPLPGSERTVEQGSKVVGQCDPTERIEVFVLLRRQKQAQFNALMGRIEAGDPSVKPLSREALASEYGADPADLAKVKAFATAHGLTVVREDAAARSVVLGGTIAQFQAAFSVKLEHYEHHSVGQFRGRTGTISVPDDLNGVVEAVMGLDNRPQARPHFRIRPPFQPAKGQQTSFTPLQLASLYQFPQGDGSGQCVGIIELGGGYNASDLKTYFGSLGVPSPTVKSVGVDQGSNQPSGDPNGPDGEVTLDVEIVGAIVPAATIAVYFTQNSDAGFIDAVSRAVHDTINKPSVISISWGGPESSWTSQSLNAFNSVLQSAATLGVTVCVASGDSGSSDGTSGSEVDFPASSPYVLACGGTNLTASGTSIAHEVVWNDGAQGGAGGGGVSRAFPVPAWQNGLSAASTKGAKTALTGRGVPDVAGDASPLTGYSVLIDGSQTVVGGTSAVAPLWAALIARINATAGQPAGFINPKLYKAPGACNDITQGNNGAYAAATGWDACTGLGSPNGQKVAAAL
- a CDS encoding DUF1993 domain-containing protein; protein product: MPISMYQASLPVLIRGLTNLQAILGKAQAHAAEKQIDPSVFTQARLAPDMLPLVRQVYIASDTAKGCAARLAGVEAPKFDDVEQTFDELHARLQKTIDYLKEFNAQQIDGQEERQITLKMRTGPIEFTGMSYLFGFVLPNFYFHITTAYDILRHNGVELGKLDYLGTVK
- a CDS encoding YnfA family protein; translated protein: MKTFLLYAITAVAEIVGCYLPWRWLKEGGSAWLLVPGALSLALFAWLLTLHGTAAGRVYAAYGGVYVAVAIAWLWCVDKVRPTLWDAAGAALTLAGMAIIAFQPRV
- a CDS encoding DUF1289 domain-containing protein is translated as MSIDSPCIDICKFDSKTGFCIGCLRTRDECKSWKKMKDKHRRKIIEDRPRREHKLKK
- a CDS encoding LysE family translocator → MISAHVLALFIAALFVVYAVPGPDMALVLQISIGRGIRSGLAAAGGLGIARATHVTLSACGVAALLRNAPWLYDVVRYGGAVYLAWVGVQIFRSPVFALPAGGASQPTSHPTGPNHKQPLRAAFVKGLLTSLLNPKALLFCSVLLPQFVRPEAGPVGWQMVELGAVLLAIGACFDTLFATGAARIAGWLRAHPLAQTLQRWTFSAALIGFALRLSLE